A genomic segment from Aegilops tauschii subsp. strangulata cultivar AL8/78 chromosome 1, Aet v6.0, whole genome shotgun sequence encodes:
- the LOC141041827 gene encoding uncharacterized protein, producing MLEAVGAFGTDMKGPTPYEMGGPYLQKSKKKVEEGFSGHKEAWKLTGCTVMTDAWTDKRGRGVMNLVVHSAYGVVFVDSVDCSDVRKDGKMIFDLVDRCIEEIGEKNVVQVVTDNVSVNIAAASMMKVKRPSLFWNGCAARTIDLMLQDIGKLPIIEQTIATGKVVTVFLYAHTRVLALMRKFLG from the coding sequence ATGCTTGAAGCGGTTGGAGCGTTCGGGACAGACATGAAAGGCCCCACTCCTTATGAAATGGGTGGTCCTTACTTACAGAAGAGCAAGAAGAAGGTCGAGGAAGGATTTTCTGGACATAAAGAAGCATGGAAGCTCACTGGATGTACCGTCATGACAGATGCATGGACAGACAAAAGAGGAAGGGGAGTGATGAATTTGGTAGTTCATAGTGCCTATGGCGTTGTTTTTGTTGATTCTGTGGACTGTTCGGATGTGAGAAAAGATGGCAAGATGatatttgatcttgttgatagatGCATAGAAGAAATTGGGGAGAAGAATGTTGTTCAAGTTGTAAcggataatgtctcagtcaatatagCAGCAGCATCGATGATGAAAGTGAAGCGTCCCTCCCTGTTTTGGAATGGTTGTGCAGCCCGCACAATTGATTTGATGTTGCAGGACATAGGGAAGCTTCCTATAATCGAACAAACCATTGCCACAGGAAAGGTTGTGACTGTGTTCCTTTATGCGCATACAAGAGTTTTGGCATTAATGAGAAAATTTCTTGGATAA